The genomic interval TTTAGTTGCCTTACTCTCTACTTTATTGACAGCTGCAGTAGATTTTGCCATGCTCTGGATGCTGCGTGCCTGTTTCTGTGCCACCATCAAAATCTTTAGGTAGATTGCAAACATCAAAATAGCTGGGATGCCAAACCCAGCAGCAACCCCAACAACTACTGTATTCTGTGTTTTCGGTTGAAATAATAcacatctgttgtttttctgtcctttttctggggcctttaatgtgaaaataattccATTTAGAGTGGCAATAGTCCAGGACACCAGAATCATGATCCCAACGACacggacatttattttaattctgtatCTCAGAGGCTGACACACTGCGTAATATCTGTCAATAGAAATGAAGCACAAGTTCCAAATAGAGGAATTGCACAGTAACACATCTAAACTGCCTCGTACCTTACAAAGTAAATCTTCAATATGCCAATATTTCACAAAGAGCATGATACTGAAAGGCACAACTAAAATTCCAACTAGCAGAtcagccacagccagagagagcatCAGGAAGTTTGTAGGAGTGTGGAGCTGTTTGAAGTAAACAATAGAGATTATTACAAGTAGGTTTCCAAACAATATGAGAACTGACAAAGAGCCACCAAAAATACATAATAGATATGAAATAGTCACTGCAGTTATGTCAGGCACATTTGCtgattgattaaaaacaacaacatctgaaGACTCCATGCTTAAACGATCACTAATACCTAAATATCCTACCTTACAATAAGAAAATTGCACCTGCATGTGACATAAGAATGTAGCAGTACAAAGTATTTGTATGTTTCATGACATGCTCTTAAACCTGGTCTGTGAAAGGTGTCTCTAATCTCTCTGCTATTGAGGAGTGTCTGGATTATAAATTATGTTCAAGCTTATTAACATATTCAATTCAAGAAAGGTGTGTTTAAAGTAGGTCAACATGCTgaatatttagtatttagttATAGCAGTGATAGTAAACTTGAGTTTATTATTACAGTTTAAtgtgctgtt from Solea solea chromosome 17, fSolSol10.1, whole genome shotgun sequence carries:
- the LOC131444009 gene encoding trace amine-associated receptor 4-like — encoded protein: MESSDVVVFNQSANVPDITAVTISYLLCIFGGSLSVLILFGNLLVIISIVYFKQLHTPTNFLMLSLAVADLLVGILVVPFSIMLFVKYWHIEDLLCKVRGSLDVLLCNSSIWNLCFISIDRYYAVCQPLRYRIKINVRVVGIMILVSWTIATLNGIIFTLKAPEKGQKNNRCVLFQPKTQNTVVVGVAAGFGIPAILMFAIYLKILMVAQKQARSIQSMAKSTAAVNKVESKATKTLAIVVGIFLMSWTPYFLSVSFHPLSNYTIPLHVIQSFKWLGWSNSLFNPFVYGFFYSWFRSAFRMIITGKIFTDDCSNSKLS